In Amphiprion ocellaris isolate individual 3 ecotype Okinawa chromosome 5, ASM2253959v1, whole genome shotgun sequence, the genomic stretch ATGATAATAAGACTGAATCTGCTGTGAGGTGATAGATAAAACTTAGTGTTGCACTGAGTAATGTTTTGCTTTCAAAAATTCAGTTCACCAAAGCTATATTAAAATATGACTTGTGTTCCTTCCTTAAAAGGAGGTAAGGAGGCAATTGGTTTTCCTAACAGATTCTCCCAGATATCAGTATCATCTTattgtagttttctgtcttgtcttaACTTCCTTCTTTTTTACCTGTtagtgttattgttgtttttaacttaCAATGGGCTTATTTTCTGCTTCACCCATTAGTAGTGTTAATaaatacatcaacattttttatcttggtttttatttgtatttatgcaGTAATATAAAAGAAGGCTACTGCTTTCAGAGTTTCTGAATTCCTGCACTTAGCAGTTATGAGAGATGACCATTTTTTatggcaataaataaataacttaaacatatgtaaatgtatttcattgtagttttgagtTGGAGTGAACCActatttaaatcaacatttatttttcagaaagctgcaacacaacacattttgaCAAAGACAATAGAATTGTATTTGTTTACACACAAAATTGTGTAGTCTAATATATGTTGATTAAGTTGATAATTGACTAAATTGCTTTgaacaagtttttatttttcatctctaCTAGCAGTTTAGAATGACCTTATATCCCAGATAGTCTTCGattcattgtgtttgttgttttccttaGTGTTTATGTATTATTGAGATTTACTGTGAGTATGGAAGATACAGATGATGTGTACTTTTTTGTCACTACAGTATTCTAAGACCACCGGAACAGTAGCTCCTTTTACGATAGTCAGTAATGGGAATTTAAACAAACACTCAGTTCATTGAAAGTGACCACATggcagtttggattttttttcttttgctttatgATGTTGTGATTCGTTCATATCCCCCTCATAGGACATAATGTTTTTCTCTGATATAAAATCAATTTAATCATTGATTACTCACCACTGATTTTGTCGTTTGTACAGTGGCAGCTCTCTGCTGCAAATCAggttttattggatttttaaaggtttttgcaTCAGTGATAAACTTGATACATTTTCCCATGAAATATTCTGTGCCACCTAGACATATTGTTATACCatccaaaaaaacatttctcatATAAAAACAAGCACGAGAGAATcaaactttgtttttgtctgttgcGACAGACATACATCCCACAGCTTGTGAGGACTTGTGTTTATACAGATATTTGTGATTCCTGTCTTTCCTTGGATGTTACAGctagcacacacactcacacacacaaggagaAGAATGAGGACAGCTGTAAAGTATTAAAAATGACTTCATGGTACTTTATTCACTGACAGCAGGACATAAAGGCATTCTAAGTCAAGATGTTTGGCACAGTATTTGGAGATTGTACACCAGATTGTATTGCCCTTCACAAAATGGTACAGACACACTGTATGCAGACTTTAAAAGCAAAACTAGAGGTGGGATGATTtaataaagtggaaaaaatgtaattcagtAAACTATTATTTTCCTGGTTGCAAGTTTAGCAAAACTGTGTTTGTTCTGATGTACCCAAAGCCATTTCATTATTTGTATTGCTGTAGGAAACGCTGCCTGGTTACAGATTGACAGATTCAATCACAGACAACCTCGAACAAAAGAAATAACACAGTAAACTACTGCATTTATGAAATCAGTAAGTTTGGTTCAGTGCACCCTCGCAGGGGTTTACAAGGCATGTTATTTGCAGAGCCACAGTAGATTGTGCTTCAGTTTAACAGGATGGGTTTATCttactgaaaaacaacacaaactgccTGATGAGTGTGGGATTAGATATGGCCGTGGTGTGTTAAATGTGTTGAGCAGTGCATCAGTGGCGGGAGTGAGTGCGGTAGGAGTAAGCGTGCTGCGTCGTGGGGCTCATGATGTTCTCAGTGATATACGCCACCAGCAAACAAATGATGACCAGCATCACGCAGATGGCTCCCCCCACCGTTGTCATGGCGATCACGATGTCCTGCATCCCGGACGGCGGCAGCGTGAACTCCACACACtcccgctgctgctgctccgcTCTCTTTGCCGGCTCGGAGCGGCCCAGGGAGCGCAGGCAGATGCGGTAGGGGATGTTCTCATGCAGCTCGGCCAGCAGAAAGTCCCTGCAGCCCGACCCAAGATGGACACCGGCGCATTCAAACTGAGTGTAGCTGCCGTTCCACCAGCAGCTCAGCTCGTAGCCTCCTCGTCTGTGGCGCCGGCCGCCGAAAACGGTGTTCGATCGGAGAGTTTCCTCGTTAGTGGAATTCGTCCGAGTAGCTTTAGTCTTTCCATCTTCCGCCGCCGTGGATTCTCCCTCGTGGGTCCACTGTAAAAGTACGCTGCCGTTGATGAGAATATTCGCCACCAGACTCCCCAAAGACACCGCTGTCCTGCAGTCCGCCTTGTGACACTTGTACCCAAACAGCGTGTGTCGAAAGCACAGCTGCCCCCCGATTCCTCCCTCGATCACCCGGTAGGCGCACACCGGGGACGGCCCTTCCTCCGGGCTCCAGCTCGGTGCCCTGCCGGTCCTCTCAGACATCACAGTAGTGTTATTGCCTCTGCTGGTGTTGAAGCTGCTCGCATGGCCCGTTCCCTCTTTAAGCTTTGGCCTACTTTCATGGCTGTGGTTGCCATAGCTGGAGCTGATGTTGTTCTGTCTGAGCCAGTTTGGGGCCACATTATCCCTGCGTGCCTcctctgatgatgatgatgatgatggggaggaggaggatgagctgctgctgcGATGAGACCCAGCTGTGTGGTGTAATGTGCAGAGCAGGAGTGCCGAGAAGGCGAGCAGCGATGGTCGTTGTTGGGTTCTCATCTCACTTCTCTCTCGTCGTTATTCTCTCGCACAGTGGATCAGATGGGCGATGGTACGGGGAGGGCTGATGTCTGCCATAAGATCAGCTCTGCTTCACTGCACACGACCAGGTCCGTGTGAGGCAGGAGAGCAGCGGGCAGCCGTGCATCTGCGACAGAAACAACATGGACTCATGCAGCTGTCCCCTCTGTAGGAGATCCGACTGTGACCTTGCAGGATAAACACGCAGGATGGAGTTAAGAAAGGCCGCACGGTGATAAAAGTAGCCTCAGAGCGGCTCCCAGCTCCCAGTGCGCACAGGAAAATAACTTACTGGTTTCGGTGGGACCAGAGGAGCCGGCTGTCGTGCCATCAGACTGgctttcttcttcctgtctggCCTGACGTAAAGGCTTTGATGCccgctgagagagagagagaaagagagagagagagagtgcatGTGGAGGGGCGCGCGCCTCGGAGCGCTGGGGCGCGTGGGTGCGTGCACAAAATAGGTATTTGTAGTCATGAGCAGTCAGTTTGTGAGTCATCGTCCCACACAGTGCTTCAGGTGTCTGTCAGTGACGGAAAAGCAACCAGCAGAGTCTTCAGATCACCGCTGGCTGCATGGAGGCTTTTTAACCCACCTGCAGCCCACCTGTGCTGCTCACCTGCACCCCTTAGCAGCCACATCACACGTGCTATTTGTGTAAATGACTCGCAAAGTAACACTCAAAGCACGGCTGTTGTAAGCTCTGCCTTTTTCACGTCCTTGCTTTATTTTAGCTTGAGAGATCCAGGGTGCCATGCTTGTTTGAAAAGATGTTTACAAGGTTCAAACATtcatcactgtaaaaaaaaaaaaaaactatttagcTGTAGTACTTTTTAAAAGCGATTTATGATTATCTTACAGTTCAACCTGTTTTGTTATATTACATAAAATAACATTCAACTCCATTATATTCAACTTTAACCatgaaaaaactgtaaataagatggatttttatggtaatttgctcttttaaaACATTCAACCACAAAATTGCACCTCTTCTACTGTGTTTAAGTCAGCCAAATATCCCCTATTTGGGTAATTTACAGACACAAGCAAACAATCAAGgtattatttacatattaaccctaaaaaaatgaccaaaactgcaaataatgtccaactcaaaaatcagtatttttttaaattgagggtaatttgttgttttaaaacttttgaccatGAATTCACAccgttttttctgtttaatcagaaaaaatagcattattttacagatatttgaatgagaaattatgtatattaaggactgaaaaattcTAAGTGATtttattgtacagattttctctgttctgttaatttacagataataattagtaaaatcacagaaaacaaatataCATTCTACTATGGTATGAGGTTTACTGGTCAACACTAATCAACACTAGCCGTAATTGTAATTATCTGTATAttccaatattttcttcttttaaaatttataaatatTATTGTTAATTCCAGACAcatgttcaacatttaaaaatgcatttaccaCTAAAAAAAACCTAAAGCAATTTGGGGTAAAGGATAAGGCTAGTTACATTTTTATGGATTggtaacatttatttatttaaaggcaTAAAGGTATGACAAACTGTAGTCTTATGAAAGCATTTTAGAAACcaagaaaaaataacttaatgtaaaaaaaaaaaaggaaaaatggcCTATCTTAAGGCATCAGTGTAACATTATCAACAATATTCTTTGCTGCCTAAATCCACTTGTTAGTCTACAGTGCTTTGTGAACTATTCACACCATCGGTTTTTACAGTAACCTGCTGTTAATGATTATTCTTGTCTTTGGCTCCAAAAAGCATCAGATTTTTacaatgcttcattgtattgcGGAAAAACAGTGCATTACTGATAgaatttggctgtattttttATAGTCATTTATTAAAGGGTAcctatacatgtgtgtgttgaaaatattttctttacaaaCATGCAAGAACAGAGAGACTCAGCTTGGAATAATTTTGCATAAGGACATGAGAGCAGAACATCGTTAACGagcaaaaatattgttaatcaggtaaaatagttaaataattaAAGGTTCAAAACTCCTCTTTACATTAAATTGTCTGTTTCCCCTAAGGATATTCTTACTCTAATGCCAAATAAAAATTTCACCTTGTGAATCAATTTATTTTACTTGTGTATTAGAGCACACCAGCTGGGACCATATTGCAGACTGCATGAACCAAAGTGTCCACTTGCAGTACCTTTCTGTATGATTTCCTGTTGATTACAGTTTTGGTTGCATATTATTAAGTGATGCCTTGCAAGAAGAGACACACAATGCAGCGTCAGCACTAAGAAAGCTAGATTTAAATTTTGTGTTGATAAAAAGAATCTGTGTAATTTGCTGAAATGCATCTTTCAGCACACACAGTAGGAGGAGTAGAAGCAGTCAGGGAAACAAAGGAATACTCTCAAAGCCTTTATTCTGCAGTCATTCAACACAATAGAGACATTAGATGTTACTACAAAATGGAAGGTTGTTGCTAATGATCATACCcgatttaaatttattttagtaaaatgttgttgtttgtgtaatACAAAGTGTTGATTAATGCAAGTTTGAATTAATTCAATGTAAAAGTCCAATGCAGGGGAACTGGTTTCCACAGTTATACCTTAGTGATTCTCGTAATGTTCACATTCTTTTGACTGGGTGGGGATTTTGATGGCCAACTTTATGGTAAATTTTGAGACAGTAGGTTGCATTGTTCTTCTGTATTAAGATTTACTGTAAGATACTGATATCAGAAACAGCAAAGACGTGATGTCGTAGTGCAGTTGCTGCTTTCATTTTGGTCGTCCTCTGTTCATACAGCATCAGCTGGGGTTTTAAAGCAACCTGACTCCTGTGCAGATGTACTTAAACAACTGTTAAACAAGGTCACAGATATAGGTTCTCTATTTGATATCATCATGAATAAGTCATAGTTAtacaaaatgaatatttaaaaaaaaaaaaaaaaaaaacttaaaatgtttcattatatGATGgtcttttaaataaagaaaactctTCTGATGATAAATAATCTCATGAACAATACAAATAATCTATTAGCAATCTGTCTATTGATGCACAATCAAGATGCTTCATTGTTCTCTACTTCAGTACATTTAATTAAGCAGTGCTTAGTCGAGATTATTTTAAGCAACAATAGTCTTGTCCCAAGAGACAAACTTGGCAAGCCAATAGATAATTAGTACCAAGGGAGAGTATGATTGGCTGactaaaaagataaaaaatgctGAATCAGTTGGGCAGTCTGTTTCAGCTCTCACTTGTCTCACCTGAAATGTTCCATAGGATCATTGTTTAATTCTGGGTGATCAGTAATTTATGGTACGTCTGATCAGCTGATTCTGTCTATTCCCATTTGGCCAAGATCGTCATGGGACATTAactagaaaaactgaaaataattaaacaagCCAACAATAGAAACACCCAGGACAGATTACTGGTCCATTTCAACATACATATCCATATCAGTGATTGACTGTATAAACAGTGACCCACACCTGTTGATGTGACTGTTTTTTGAGACATCATTGCATTTGCAGCTGGTTCGTGACGCAGGACCAAAACGTGGAAAATGCCTGCCTTTGTACTCTCAAAGCATCAACAGATTAGATTAAATTGACCCTGAGCCCAGTCAGCAATTATTTGTTCATGTGTGATAAATcgctttgtttgtctgtgtgcacatATAAAACACCGTGAGGGCCATCAGCAGCAGTTGTACTGCGTGCGAAGCCCCGATGTATCACTCTCACATGCTTGtcacaaagaaaaagcagaCTATGTCACCATGCAGAGGATGATGCCATGTCAGAGGATCTCACTATAGAAGCTGTTTTGTTTGGGCTCTTGGTCTTTTCTGGCATACTGGGAAACATGTTGGTCATCCATGTggtaagaaaacacaacattttgatTGTTAAATGTGTTTGGTGTAGGATTGTTCTcagtgtgtcttgtttttactgtCAGGTGCTTCAGTCAGCCATCCAGAGTCCATCTCGGAGACTTCCTCCCTCCGACACTATTTTGGTGCATCTGTCACTAGCCAATCTGCTGACCTCACTTTTCCGCACTGTGCCTATTTTCGTGTCGGACCTGGGTTTGAATGTGTCTCTGGCTCCGGGATGGTGCAGAGTCTTCATGCTGCTGTGGGTGTGGTGGCGAGCTGTGGGTTGTTGGGTGACTCTAGCACTTAGTGTCTTTCACTGCACCACCCTGAGGCGACAACATGTGGCCTTTGGACCTCTCGCAATGCAGAGGGAGAGGCGGAGGGTCTGGATTGTTCTGGGGCTGGTGTGGGGGGCAAACCTGGCCTTCTCTATCCCGGCGCTGGTGTATAGCACACATGTTCATGGCAACGCCACTGTGGAGCTCATGGTGATCAGCTGCACCACCAGACCTCTGCTCGGCTGCATCTGGGAGTTTCCCACCATCGAGCAAGGCTCTGCCTTCGCCTCCACTTCACTGGCATTAAATGAGGTTCTGCCGCTGGTGCTGATGGTTTGCACCAACTTCGCCACATTGCACGCTCTGGCCAAGCACATTCGAGCTGTTACCTCAGGGGGGGAGTCAGGAGGGACCCATGGGGAGCTGGACAAACATGTATCCACTGAACGTAAGGCAGCTCATGTAATCATGTCACTGGTGTCGCTCTTTGTGGTCTGCTGGGCGCTGCAGGTTGCTGCGGTAACATACTACAACCACGACGGGGGGCATCACGCTGAAGGGCTGCTGACTGTAGCCCATTTCTCTGCTTCCCTGTTTGTAGGATTCAGTCCCATGGTGGTGGCACTGGGACATGGTAAGCTCAGGAGGAAGATCTCCAGTATGATACTGGGGTGGACTAAAGTTCTTAAATGTCACAGAGGTGACACTGAAGAGGGCAGTAAATCCCTAAAGActaaagaaaagggaaaagaaacGGTTTTTGTTATTCAAAAAGAGATGAAAGTCATAAAAGTGGAAGGAGGAGCAAACAAATGATGGAAGGACTGCATTGATCCTTCTATAAACGCTGAAGAAATTAAGCCCATCATCAATTAGAATTGTGAAACTGTTGTCAAGTATTATTTTAGCTTAATTTTGAGGCATTTATTGAAAGTCAAACTGAGACAAAGTATGTTAGAAAATCTTGTAAGAATCTACAAACACCAGACATGCCACATTATGGGTCAGAGACCACTGTCCTACAATATTTATACTTATATAATATTTCAGTATGGCATTATACTACAGGGGGAGAATATGAAATGCTTTATCAGAAACCAGTAGCTAATATTATCATACTGAATCAATAGCAAAATGTTGTTTGTTGACAACTAATGAAAACTTGTTGTAAGATAATCTAAATAAATCAGTGTTGACagttttggtagatttttatctcttttgacattttgtttattataaatAACAAAGGCATCACACTAactacataaagaaaaaaattcattgGGTCATGCAACACACATCGTTTTGTGATGGCTTTATCATTCTTTGCCTTTCCGTTGAGTCCATCTCCAGCCACTCAAGCACATACAGAGGTTTACAGAACAAGAACATTTATGACCATGAACTTTTGAAACTGATGAATttgaaatttttgaaatttgaaGGAAGATGATACTAATAAAGGTTTATGATTAGAAGTACTGTGTTGGCTGCACCTCCAGTGCTGCAGTAGAGTTTTCTGTCATCCAGCAGCTCTTTCAGTGAACAAGTGTAGCCTTGATACAAGAACGCAGTCGCCGGTGACCGACTGCTAGAACAGCAGGTGACATGGCAATGAAGATAATGTTTGCAAAACGAGCAATGACCAGAAGAAACTCAGCCGAGGAGCCACGGTTGTAGTTGAAATAGTTGACAGAGATAATGCTGGTTCCCCAGGATGCGATGAAGAGCATTATGAGACCGAGAATCAcctggaaaaacacaaagcaaagtgAAATTCATATACTGAGTGTCCATAACATGTTGCTGAAACATTTTAGATATTGACGACGTTTGTCTGTTACGTTAATAAAGTCTGTTGtataatcaacattttaattctACTCATTTACATTCGCTTCAGCGAGTTCTTCACAGCCACAGAGCTCAGGCTGCCCTTTTCTTTCTCACCTTTGCTGCTCGTCGCTCTGCTGGCACTCGCTTTATAACAGGCGCATCTTGCACTGAGCTCCGCACCCTACCGTGGGTGTAAAGCGTATACAGGGAGCTCAGGTTGGTGAGTGCCATCAAGATGATGGGAATTGTTTCATGTATCACCATGGATGTTGTGGCATAGGCCAGGCCACTGTAGCTGGTAGGAAAGTTCCAGATGCAGCCCAGTAAGGGGCGTGTTGTGCTGCTCACCAGCATCAGGGTCTGAGAAATAAAGACAGGACTCAGAAGATGGAGTAAAAAGGTTGGAACAGACATTTACTATTCAGGGAAGGGAAGCTACTTCTGACAGATATTGTACTGATAATCTGTTTGAGCTGAGTCATGTGTTAAAGGCAAGATGTTACATTGTGGTACTGCAAGTTTTACATCCAGCCCAGTACCTTCTGTGCCACTGGCCAAAGGACAACGACAAAGGTGAAATTTATTGTGATAAAAAGGAAGCTATGTAGAAATCAAACCCTTTTTGAGGCTTCAATCAGTTGAATGATTTAATTAGTTGCCAAGCACATAATTCATAATTCTTGGAGAACAGCACATGCATGTACAGTAGTTTAATGTTTTAAAGCTATGTTAGTTCAAAGTTACCCGTGCTTTAACGTGTAATTAAATTCATAAATAACTGTAAATTACCATGAAGACTATCAATTATGCTCAATGTTTTTGCTGACTGGTTTTAATTCCACATTATCAATTTGATGGCTTTCACAACGGGTTAAATCAAAATGCATGTTGTAAGTTTTGCAATATTGTGTGGCAATGCAGCTTATGCCTGCACTGGAATGCCTCATAAAGACTGTTCCTTCCTGCAAGGACTGcagatttaatttttactttagCAGGCACGTTTGTGTGCAAAGTGCTTTTTAAAccacagtgaaatgcaaagcaAATGCAAATTTCTAAAAGAAAGCCATTTACAAAATGACTAGCTGTGATTGAATTGTACATGATTGgtgatcaaacatgcaaaaccATTACTATGGTCCTTACATTTCAGCCAATGCAACCCCTTGTTGCTCTCACCTCTGTACTGTTCACGTCCCCGTTAGTGGAAAAAATATGAGCAGGGATGGAGTAAATAAGGTTGAGAAGCCAGATAAGGCTCAGACCCAGCAGTACAGTCTTGGGAGTGCCTCGGGCCCCATGAATGCTCACAACAGTAGGAGTCACACGTCTCAGCGTCTGGAGGTGAAACGCACTGAGGAAGAGTGTTGACCACACATTGACTGACCGCAGCCACACCCAGATCCCCATGAGGAACTGACACCACTCTTTGGAGGAGTAGAGCTGTAAAAGATTGTTGTGCAGGTATATTCACAAAGAGTTCTAATTCTCTAATTTCAAGAACTACTAACATTCCAGCTAATCTGGGTTTGCTGTTGAAAACAGAAAGTCCTCAGACAAAACCTTCCTGTCAAAAATCTTTGCCATATACAACTGACTTAGTGAGTAGCGCAAAGAAATCCAATCAACATACTGTTTGCAGTAAGTAAAGGGTGCCTTATTGGCAGTCATAACAACTATTGATCTTTAGGGCTACTTACCTCAAGTCCTATGTCTGAAATAACAAGCAGTGTGTTCCTCAGCACAGACACAAGCAGGTTCGACAGGGCCATGTTAATAATGATGATGTCTGAGTTACGTCCACCTCCACGGTCCGTGAATACAGTCCTACCAATAACCCCAACCACGGTGGCATTACCAAGAATGCCCATCATCACCAGGATAATGTAAAAGGCAGTTTGTGCAGGGGATACAGAGACACGAAGTCCCATCCCCACAAGTTCAGTGGCTTCATCCTGACCCATATTGTTCTCCATTATGTTAAAAAACTGAATCTGCAAAACAGTTTTAGCAGCTGATGAAAAGtcataaaagataaaaagagaGCTCCATCTTCATTTTGGATGTGCATGAGGTGAATATAAATCAGTGTTTACCATCCAACATGCTGCCAACATGTTGGGCACCAGTTAATTGCCCAAATGGATTAGTATTTTGTTCCTATTGATCTTTGCCGATGCAATCAGTCAGTCCTTCATTGGGCCAGTGGTAGAAGATGCTCTTGTCCGTGTAATCAACAACCAAAAACTGtcttgtgtttgctgctgttctGGTAACACAATCAATGCTGAGGCCACTGAAAGCAACAAAGCACCATAATGTTTGAAGCCTCAGGGAGCTTGAGGTGCATGTTAATGAAACACATGAGATTAATCAGCTTCCCTAAAATGTGCTTCCTTTGCAGCTTTAATCCTTATCTACCATTATCCTCAGGGGATGTGGACGTCGTCGTGTTTATGTGCATATACTGTAGATGCTTGGATGTGGAAACTTACTTCCTAAAAAAGAAACTGGTTTACTTTAAAAGAGATTTTGTAGTATTAAAATAATGTTGTGGGATCTTATTATTAAGCATTCTCAAAGGACACATTTGGTCACAAATCCAATTAGCCACATAACATAACCAGGCGCAAACTTCCATATATCACACAATGTAGTCAGCACCAATACTGTTTGGACAAATTTCCAATTAGGAGGTGGCAGTATGGTTCTCAATTAGGTTGTAGTTGATATTCACGACAAGCTCCCATTCATCACAAACAATTTCAAGGATAAGGAGGGAGCTCACCTAATATATCTAATAAATGTTATGTATGTAAATTAGAATATGTAAACTAGTGTTTAAAGCAAAGGAAAGGGAGACAATGTAGGCAAATATATATTATAACCAATGAGcagtatgtatttttttggcatttaagAATACCCTTTCAGGTATCCTATTAACATTAAACTCACCAACCTATTTACAGATTATAGATGAGGGTGAATCAAAGTAACGTCATACATACTTTGAATGGCCAAGTGCTTTTCAATCCCATCCTTTGTATTGTAACGGAGCAGGTTAAGCATCCCTTTAATATTCCAGTTAACCTCTTTGCCCTCTTTCTGACAGCAAGACCGTTTTATTAATGGACGTGTGGGCCtttcaaatattcaaatataatgaaatatgaCCTCTAATCCTGCTGTTGAAAAGTGATTTATGTCATATGACAAGATGGCATGAAGTTTTCCATTCACACAGTTTGCATGCAATATCTGATTCCAGCCAACAGCCACTAGATGTCCCTTGAAACAACTAAACAACCAGAACACTAAAGATGACAAAACATGCcatttgctgtatttatttccattttttaatcaaatgctTGTTAACTCTGTGCAAGCATTGTTTATAGAAACCTTATTTATGCTGTCATTTGCTCGGTACTTCCtacaagacaaaaatgtaaataaattcagtagcATTACACACAAGATATGTAAATTTTAgataaaaatattcacagtacATATTTGCATCTGGGTATTAAATACTTATGAACACCACACAGATGTACATAGTTCCAGATATTGCCACATCCTATTTTCTCTGATGTGAGGAACTGATAACACAGCCATCATGCAGCCATCACATCCGCGTcctctttgttcttttaaaaaaacaatcagacagaaaagcaaaaacacacctgACTGTGACTGTGATGTGTGCTGACAGTGGGAGATATGATCTAGTGACTAAATGTTCATCACCGAGTGAAACCaagagaataataaaagaaaCTTATCTGCTCAGGCAAATTACACTTCTTCTGGCTCAATCATGATCAGAATATCTGGAGCTGTTTTGATTGAATAAACCATCCAATGAATCATTTGAGATAcaacaacagatacaaaacgagctgaattattttcataaatgataataaaacaaaatatttaccagcctacactgatgtgttttatggCCAGTTAGTCCCATTGTGGTTTTATGGATGCAACCCCACAATAGACTTGAAATGATTTTGCACTGATGATGCTGTGTGTGACACAACTTAGTTCTATTTCTACATTTGGATAAAGTTCACAAATGACCTCTGGGTTTATAAGGTTCAAAAGATGAATACAATCAGTGCTAATTAGAAAGACTACAGCTGAGGTCTAATCAATTCAataacattcacatgaaaacaAGAGATGTCTTTAAATTGAGAGTGTTATAAAAAGGTTTTTGTATTTGGA encodes the following:
- the fndc10 gene encoding fibronectin type III domain-containing protein 10, yielding MRTQQRPSLLAFSALLLCTLHHTAGSHRSSSSSSSSPSSSSSSEEARRDNVAPNWLRQNNISSSYGNHSHESRPKLKEGTGHASSFNTSRGNNTTVMSERTGRAPSWSPEEGPSPVCAYRVIEGGIGGQLCFRHTLFGYKCHKADCRTAVSLGSLVANILINGSVLLQWTHEGESTAAEDGKTKATRTNSTNEETLRSNTVFGGRRHRRGGYELSCWWNGSYTQFECAGVHLGSGCRDFLLAELHENIPYRICLRSLGRSEPAKRAEQQQRECVEFTLPPSGMQDIVIAMTTVGGAICVMLVIICLLVAYITENIMSPTTQHAYSYRTHSRH
- the LOC111574345 gene encoding olfactory receptor class A-like protein 4: MENNMGQDEATELVGMGLRVSVSPAQTAFYIILVMMGILGNATVVGVIGRTVFTDRGGGRNSDIIIINMALSNLLVSVLRNTLLVISDIGLELYSSKEWCQFLMGIWVWLRSVNVWSTLFLSAFHLQTLRRVTPTVVSIHGARGTPKTVLLGLSLIWLLNLIYSIPAHIFSTNGDVNSTETLMLVSSTTRPLLGCIWNFPTSYSGLAYATTSMVIHETIPIILMALTNLSSLYTLYTHGRVRSSVQDAPVIKRVPAERRAAKVILGLIMLFIASWGTSIISVNYFNYNRGSSAEFLLVIARFANIIFIAMSPAVLAVGHRRLRSCIKATLVH
- the LOC111574347 gene encoding olfactory receptor class A-like protein 4; the encoded protein is MSEDLTIEAVLFGLLVFSGILGNMLVIHVVLQSAIQSPSRRLPPSDTILVHLSLANLLTSLFRTVPIFVSDLGLNVSLAPGWCRVFMLLWVWWRAVGCWVTLALSVFHCTTLRRQHVAFGPLAMQRERRRVWIVLGLVWGANLAFSIPALVYSTHVHGNATVELMVISCTTRPLLGCIWEFPTIEQGSAFASTSLALNEVLPLVLMVCTNFATLHALAKHIRAVTSGGESGGTHGELDKHVSTERKAAHVIMSLVSLFVVCWALQVAAVTYYNHDGGHHAEGLLTVAHFSASLFVGFSPMVVALGHGKLRRKISSMILGWTKVLKCHRGDTEEGSKSLKTKEKGKETVFVIQKEMKVIKVEGGANK